The following are encoded in a window of Castanea sativa cultivar Marrone di Chiusa Pesio chromosome 9, ASM4071231v1 genomic DNA:
- the LOC142609778 gene encoding uncharacterized protein LOC142609778, producing MNFRSLEEFWAFYVNQHSKPSTRRWHFMGTLISIFFMLCSVVFSWWFLLFVPVSGYGFAWYSHFFVEGNVPATFGHPFWSLFCDYKMFGLMLTGKMDKEIKRLGKRPVLQAF from the coding sequence ATGAATTTCAGGAGCTTAGAAGAGTTCTGGGCCTTTTATGTGAATCAGCACTCAAAGCCATCCACAAGGCGCTGGCATTTCATGGGCACACTTATATCTATCTTCTTCATGCTTTGTTCAGTGGTTTTTAGCTGGTGGTTTCTGCTCTTTGTGCCAGTCTCTGGGTATGGATTTGCCTGGTACAGCCATTTCTTTGTGGAAGGGAATGTTCCGGCCACGTTTGGGCATCCATTTTGGTCTCTTTTCTGTGATTACAAGATGTTTGGGTTGATGCTTACTGGGAAAATGGATAAGGAGATCAAGAGGCTTGGAAAGAGGCCTGTATTGCAGGCCTTTTAA
- the LOC142610365 gene encoding protein DEFECTIVE IN EXINE FORMATION 1, with amino-acid sequence MRSLATKSYFLIYLILCSSLSSIHGAEEAAKKNKFREREATDDALAYPDIDEDALLNTQCPRNLELRWQTEVSSSIYATPLIADINSDGKLDIVVPSFVHYLEVLEGSDGDKMPGWPAFHQSTVHASPLLYDIDKDGVREIALATYNGEVLFFRVSGYMMADKIEIPRRRVRKNWHVGLNSDTVDRSHPDVTDELLVMEAAAKMSKTNGSKLELKVPVTKSTESHPGMVNTSNPENERKMNGNQSSTPPLNTSDTTLTESHVGMVNVSNVENEQKLNESKIESNIKLPTSVDNSSTNTGSGETAQNGMNTGSGETAQNGTNTGSGETAQNGTNTRRRLLEDNSKGSHDSDSKSSDNSNEDPHVATVKNDEGLEADADSSFELFRESDELGDEYSYDYDDYVDDSMWGEEEWTERVHETVEDYVHIDSHILCTPVIADIDNDGVSEMIVAVSYFFDQEYYADSEHLKELGGIDIGKYVAADIVAINLDTKQVKWTTELDLSTDTGDFRAYIYSSPTVADLDGDGYMDILVGTSFGLFYVMDHHGKVREKFPLEMAEIQGAVVAADINDDGKIELVTADTHGNVAAWTTKGEEIWEVHLKSLVPQGPTVGDVDGDGHTDVVIPTLSGNVYVLSGKDGSNVRPYPYRTHGRVMNQVLLVDLNKRGEKKKGLTLVTTSFDGYLYLIDGPTSCADVVDIGETSYSMVLAENVDGGDDLDLIVTTMNGNVFCFSTPSPHHPLKAWRSTNQGRNNVANRHNREGIYVPHPSRAFRDEEGRSFWVDIEIVDKYRFPSGSQAPYNVTTTLLVPGNYQGERRIKQNQIFDRPGKHRIKLPTVGVRTTGTVLVEMVDKNGLYFSDDFSLTFHMYYYKLLKWLLVLPMLGMFGVLLILRPQEAMPLPSFSRNTDL; translated from the exons atgaGATCCTTGGCGACGAAGTCGTATTTCTTGATTTACTTAATTCTCTGCTCGTCTTTGAGCTCCATTCATGGCGCGGAGGAAGCAGCGAAGAAGAACAAGTTTCGTGAACGAGAGGCCACCGACGATGCACTTGCTTACCCCGATAT AGATGAGGATGCTTTGTTGAATACACAGTGCCCTAGGAATTTGGAACTAAGGTGGCAAACTGAAGTTAGTTCTAGTATATACGCGACCCCTTTGATCGCCGATATCAACAG TGATGGAAAGCTTGATATAGTGGTTCCATCTTTTGTTCATTACCTTGAAGTTCTAGAAGGTTCTGATGGAGACAAAATGCCAG GTTGGCCTGCTTTCCATCAGTCTACTGTGCATGCCAGTCCTCTCCTGTATGATATTGACAAGGATGGTGTAAGAGAGATAGCTTTGGCAACCTACAATGGTGAAGTGCTCTTTTTCAG AGTGTCAGGGTACATGATGGCAGATAAAATAGAGATACCTCGTAGAAGAGTTCGTAAAAATTGGCATGTGGGTTTGAATTCTGACACGGTGGACAGATCACATCCAGATGTTACAGATGAACTGCTTGTTATGGAGGCAGCTGCTAAGATGTCCA AAACAAATGGGAGTAAACTTGAGTTGAAAGTTCCAGTAACTAAATCGACAGAAAGTCATCCTGGCATGGTGAACACATCCAATCcagagaatgaaagaaaaatgaatggaaATCAGAGCAGTACACCTCCATTGAACACTTCAGATACAACGTTGACAGAAAGTCATGTTGGCATGGTGAATGTGTCGAATGTAGAGAATGAGCAGAAATTGAATGAAAGTAAAATAGAATCTAACATCAAGCTGCCTACGAGTGTAGATAATTCTTCTACAAACACTGGGTCAGGAGAAACTGCACAGAATGGGATGAACACTGGGTCAGGAGAAACTGCACAGAATGGGACGAATACTGGGTCAGGAGAAACTGCACAGAATGGGACAAACACTAGGAGACGGCTTCTGGAAGATAATTCAAAAGGATCACATGACAGTGACTCTAAATCATCAGATAATAGTAATGAGGATCCTCATGTTGCAACTGTGAAAAATGATGAAGGTTTGGAAGCAGATGCTGATTCATCCTTCGAATTATTCCGTGAGAGTGATGAGCTAGGTGATGAGTACAGTTATGATTATGATGATTATGTTGATGATTCTATGTGGGGAGAGGAGGAATGGACTGAAAGGGTACATGAGACAGTGGAGGATTATGTGCACATTGACTCACACATCTTGTGCACTCCA GTCATAGCAGACATTGATAATGATGGGGTATCAGAAATGATAGTTGctgtttcttatttctttgatCAAGA GTATTATGCTGACTCTGAACATTTGAAGGAATTGGGCGGTATTGATATTGGAAAATATGTAGCTGCTGATATTGTTGCTATCAATCTTGATACGAAGCAAGTTAAGTGGACTACAGAGCTAGATCTAAGTACAGATACTGGAGACTTCCGTGCCTATATATACTCTTCTCCAACTGTTGCTGATTTAGATGGTGATGGGTATATGGATATTCTTGTTGGAACCTCCTTTGGCTTGTTCTATGTCATGGATCATCATG GCAAAGTGAGAGAAAAGTTTCCTCTTGAAATGGCTGAGATTCAAGGAGCTGTTGTTGCCGCTGATATCAATGATGATGGCAAAATTGAACTAGTGACTGCTGATACACATGGAAACGTTGCTGCTTGGACTACTAAAGGAGAGGAAATTTGGGAAGTACACCTTAAGAGTCTGGTTCCCCAG GGGCCCACTGTTGGCGATGTTGATGGTGATGGCCATACTGATGTTGTGATTCCAACACTGTCAGGGAACGTATATGTTCTGAGTGGCAAGGATGGGTCAAACGTTCGTCCTTATCCATATAGAACTCATGGCAGAGTGATGAATCAAGTTCTTCTTGTTGATCTAAATAAACGTGGTGAGAAAAAGAAGGGGCTGACTCTTGTTACAACATCATTTGATGGTTATTTGTACCTTATAGATGGGCCTACTTCATGTGCTGATGTTGTTGACATTGGTGAAACCTC ATATAGCATGGTCTTGGCAGAAAATGTTGATGGTGGAGATGATCTTGATCTTATTGTGACAACCATGAATGGCAATGTCTTTTGCTTCTCTACTCCTTCTCCACATCATCCTCTCAAG GCATGGAGATCAACTAATCAAGGAAGAAACAATGTGGCTAATCGGCATAACCGCGAAGGTATCTATGTTCCTCATCCATCAAGAGCTTTCCGTGATGAGGAAGGCAGGAGTTTCTGGGTGGATATTGAGATTGTTGATAAATACAGATTCCCATCTGGGTCTCAAGCACCTTACAATGTCACA ACAACCTTGTTGGTTCCTGGTAATTATCAAGGTGAGAGAAGGATAAAGCAAAACCAGATCTTTGATCGTCCTGGGAAGCATCGAATAAAGCTTCCAACAGTTGGGGTAAGGACTACAGGGACTGTTTTGGTGGAGATGGTTGACAAGAACGGACTATATTTCTCAGATGATTTCTCCCTCACATTCCATATGTATTACTATAAACTGTTGAAGTGGCTGCTTGTCCTCCCAATGCTTGGGATGTTTGGTGTGCTCCTCATCCTTCGTCCACAGGAGGCCATGCCCTTGCCATCGTTTTCACGGAACACTGACCTGTGA